GGCGATTGTAGTCGGGGATGCCGCCGGGGGCGTTGAGCTCGATGGTCTCGAACGGCCCCATGAAGCTCCAGCGCAGGCCGAGCCCGTCGCGAATGGTCTTGTCGAGGTCCTCCGGCGAGACGACGCCCGAGCCGACGAGATCGAAGGCCTCGGCCATCAGCACGGCCTGCAGGCGGTTCAGCACGAAGCCGTCGACCTCCTTGCGCACGATGATCGGCACCTGGCCAGCGCGGGCATAGAGGCCGCGCGCCTTCTCGACCACCTTCGGATCGGTCCAGGGCGAGGGACAGAGCTCGACGATGGGGACGAGATGCGGCGGGTTGACCGGATGGGCGACGAGCACGCGGGAGCGGTGCTTGAGATTCTTGGCCCAGAGCGAGGCGAAGAGAAAGGAGGTCGAGGAGACGACGATGGCAGAGGCCGGGGCGAGGGTGTCGATCTCGGTGTGGATGGCGATCTTGGCCTCCACCGTCTCGGGCCCGTTCTCCTGGACGAGGGCGGTGCCGGCGAGGGCCTCGGCGAGGCTGCCGCAGGCGACCAGGTTCTGCGCCGCGCCCTTGGGGTCCTTCACCAGGTCGAGGTCGGCGAGCTCCTTGAGGTTCCGGGCGATATGGGCCTTGGCCGCCTTGGCGACGCCGGGAACGGGATCGTAGAGCGCCGTCGTCCAGCCGTGGCTGCAGAAGACCGTGGCCCAGGCCCGCCCGATCAGGCCCGATCCGATGATGGCGACCTTCGGCATGTCAGTTCCCTCGTTTGATATCTGTCGCAGTGTTTTGCTCGTAGGCAGCCAAGCGATCGTCGGCGGTTGGGCTACCTTGTCCTCGCACCTCTTGCGGCGGGGAGGGGATCGGGGCCGAAGTGTTGCCGCGCATCAGGCAGGCCGCCAGAATGGTCTCGACGGCGCCGTCCAGGCTTTCCGCGATGTGGTGGTTGCTGACGCGGATGATCTCGTAGCCG
This portion of the Phreatobacter oligotrophus genome encodes:
- a CDS encoding 3-hydroxyacyl-CoA dehydrogenase, translated to MPKVAIIGSGLIGRAWATVFCSHGWTTALYDPVPGVAKAAKAHIARNLKELADLDLVKDPKGAAQNLVACGSLAEALAGTALVQENGPETVEAKIAIHTEIDTLAPASAIVVSSTSFLFASLWAKNLKHRSRVLVAHPVNPPHLVPIVELCPSPWTDPKVVEKARGLYARAGQVPIIVRKEVDGFVLNRLQAVLMAEAFDLVGSGVVSPEDLDKTIRDGLGLRWSFMGPFETIELNAPGGIPDYNRRYGPSLTRLTGRKVFTSANEAAIMAEWPGEQTPERIARLSKWRDSRLAALKAHKRGAKKKPA